In the genome of Methanosarcinales archaeon, the window TGCGCATGTTCAAACATTTATTTGATGATGAGAGGTTCAAGCCGGATTATTTGAAGATCTATCCAACGCTAATTACGAAGGGCACTGGTTTACATAAACTATGGAAGTCAGGTAAATACGAAGCTCTGGAACTTGAAGATGCAGTTGAACTGATCGCCGGGATAAAAGCTGTCCTGCCAAAATGGGTTCGGCTGCAGCGTGTCCAGCGAGATATCCCTGCCTGGCAGATCGAAGCAGGGGTAACTAAAAGCAATATAAGACAGTTGGCAGGGATCCGGCTTGCCCGGCAAAAAAAAAAATGCCAGTGTATCCGCTGTCGCGAAGCAGGCCATTTATCTCTCAAGGGTATTGAACCTGACAATATCCGGATGAGGTCTGAGTCTTATCAGGCCTGCGAAGGCGAAGAACATTTCATCTCATTTGAGGATCCTGAACAAGATGTACTGGTTGGTTTTATCAGGCTAAGATATCCTGGTAGACCCCATAGGCCGGAATTGATAAATGCAGCCCTTATAAGAGAACTGCATGTCTACGGGCCCCTGGTAAGTGTGGGTCAAAAAGCCAGGGAAAAAGAATGGCAACATAGGGGTTATGGTGAAGAGCTGCTTAAGGAAGCGGAGGAGAGGGCAAAAAATGCTGGTTTTGGTAAACTGTCCGTTATCAGTGGAATAGGTGTCAGGCCGTACTACGAACGATTAGGGTTTGTGCGGGATGGAGCATATATGTCAAAATTATTCTAAGTAAAAAAAATTAAAACGCTGAGGAGGAGATTCGAACTCCTGTGGCGCAGTGCACCACCGGTTTTCAAGACCGGCGCCGTAGTCCGCTTGGCTACCTCAGCACGTAAATTAATATTAGAGAGGATTCACTCCTCTCCGGATTCAATTGGTTCTTCAGATTGCATTTTTAGCATTTCTTCAGTATATACCTCTATGAACCTGACTTCTGTTATATCAGTATATTTTATTATTTCAAGCGCCATCTGGCCCTTTGAGACTATCCAGCTCTGGGAATAATTAAACTCGATAGGAACATTAACAGAGGCCACTGTACCTTCTATCTCAATATCCAATTCATGGCCGGTATACAATGTACCAAGACCTACTGCTTTGTTCTTTGTACCTTCGATAACTTCTAATAGCTTATAATCATAGGTAACGGTCTGACCTGCCATAAGGGAGTTGAAATCTATCCTTACATGACGACCCATTACCTTTGTGACTGTGCCATAACTTCCATCTATCTGGATCTGCATACCAACCTGGGGGGTCTGCTTAAATTTTTTTGTGGGAATGTCTCTTAATTTTTTAGGATCCCGATGCCCAAAACCCAACTCCGGAGGAACAGATACCGTTCCTTCATACCCTGCTTCATGTTGCTTTATATCTTCTTCAAGACCCGGTATTGTCTGGTTAGCACCTATAATTATTACGTCTCCGCCGTATCTTCCATTCTGGTTGAAGATACCATGAACTCTGGCAAGTTCTTCATTGGTTGTATCAAAAACCTTGCCATCCTCCAATTTACCAGTATATGTTACCTTAATAAAATCTCCGTCTTTGATTGTCATGATGATTACACCGTGGTCATTAATAGCGGCAGGGATAAAAAAAGTTTCCATACAAAGATTTTCTAAATCCCAAATTGAAAACACTTAAATCAATTATATTCATCATAGCATACTGGATATTTATGGAAGAGATAATGGAAATATATGAGAGAGTGAAAGACCGCATCAGCATTGAGGAGTTTCTGGCAAAAGTAGATGAAACTGAAAGCTTCATGGGAGGTCTGGCTGACAAAATCACTGCTGCCAGATTGGTAATTCACAATATGGGAGAAACAGATAACCAGATAAAGGTCAATCAGGTGACGCCCGATATATCAAACGTTACAGTGCTGGGAAAGATCATATCATGTTCTGATGTTCGGACATTTAACAGGGAGGATGGGTCTACGGGAAATGTTGCCAACCTTACTCTTGCAGATGAGACGGGTAGCATCAGGATAGTTCTATGGGATGAGGCATCAGACCTTGTAAAAGTCGGGGAAATAGTATTTGGGGATTCAATTAAGGTGTCAGGTTTTGTAAAAGAAGGACGAAATGGCCTTGAGATCAGTGTGGGCAGAGGGGGTATAATTGATAAACTAGCCATTGGTGAAGAGATAGATGTCAGGAAGGAACCGTATAAAATTGAAGAAATAAAACCTGGAATGAGTGAGATACATCTTTTGGGAAAGATCCTGGATATCTCAAACATCAGGACATTCCAGCGTAAGGATGGCTCAAACGGTAATGTCAGGAATATGACAATAGGTGATGCATCCGGTAAGATCAGGATCACATTGTGGGACGATCTGGTTAATAAAATTGATACGTTTGTGCTTGGAGATGCCATCGAAATATTTGGAGGTTATGCTAAGGAAAATACATTCAATAACCAGGTTGAGGTCAACCTTGGGAACAATAGTTCTCTTAGAAAAAGCAGTAAAAAGGTTGAATTCAATGAGGTAATCACTCAAATAACTGATATTGAAATTAATGAGTCATACAATATAGTAGGCAATGTTACCGGACTTGATGAATTAAAAGAATTCCAGAAAAAAGACGGGTCTACGGGTCGCGTGGTGAACATCCATATTTCTGATGACTCTGGCCGGATCAGAGTATCATTATGGGGAGAACAGACAGATATCTTACAGGAAATTGACCTGGGGACTAAATTACAAATCAATGACTGTTATGCAAAACCCGGATGGAATGACGAGATTGAATTAAGTGTTGGAGAACGTGCCAGAATAATAATATCAGAAAAATGATCTAACGTTTAGAAGCTTTTGATTTTTTGTATTTCTTTTGCTTCTTCTTTATCATTTTAGTTTTAATATCTGATTCAACTTCAATTATTTCTACTTTTTCCTCACGATAAAACAGCAGGCCCATTACTAATCCTAATACTACAATGAAAATAACTCCATAAAATTGGAATTCAGTAAGAGGACTGAACTCTGTATGTTTTAACAGGAACTTGTCTATTAAGTAAATGACGATTGTTGATATGAAAGCTATGAGAAGTGATAATTCAAATGCCAGAATTTTCTGTTTCATGCTTCTATCGTGTGTATTGGAATCCATGGACTTTCTCCTGTTTTTCAATTTTAGTTCTTCCTGCGAGCTAATATCTCTTCTGACATGCGCTTTTTTATCTGCATGAACTCCACATCAGACAAGCCCACAACCTCAAGTACACCATCTCGCAAGAAACAGGACTTTGTAATCTTACAACACCATGCCATACTACCAAAACATGTGCTGTCTCCATATTCCAGAGGAGTGCCCTGTACAAAGTCCAGTTTCAACCTGGCAAATTCTTCGGCTGTCATTCCGATCTGTTTAAGCGCACTGTGAACTGCACATGGTTTTACAGGTAAGCAGCAAAAAGCCAGTGCTCTTAAATCCCCGCCGCCGCAAATGTGTTTTGGTGAATTGTACCAACCCGTATCCATTTGATAACGTGTTATCTGATCTGCTAAAAATCGTATTATATTCGGCTCTTTCAGGACTGCCCTGGCTACTGACACCATGTCCGCGCCCCTGGAGAATAAAGACTTTGCAGTGGAAATATCCACCACAGAATTATTACCAATAATAAACAATGATGTATTATTCCGAATTTTTTTAATAACATTTGCATCTGCACCTCTTAGGCCCATGGCATCAACATGAATTATATCTGCTCCTGCTTCTTCTATTACCTCTGCTGCTTCCAGGTCGTCTACTACATTGGCCCTTATTTTTACAGATACTACTGCCCCGGTACTTTTTACGGCTTGAACAATCTCACTTAATGTTTCAAGATGTTCCAGCAGCGACTGCCCCGCCCCAAGTTCCATTATCTCGGACTGGCGGCAGTGGGCATTTATCTCAATACCTGCATTGCATTTTTTAGCGATCCTTGCTGCATCGACATAAGCATCGATACCAGCTGCCCTGACATTTACCATAACTGAGCAGTTATGGTTGTCTTCTTTCATAGCTTCCAGTTCAGAGGATAAGAATTCAAATGGTGAGTCGGTTACGAATTCACTGCGGCCCCGCTGGACTTCTCGTTTTGCGGCATCATTGGTCTTATCATCCAGGTTGTACCCTCCAAGAATGACCATTCCGGCATGGTCAGTGAATTGTTTGGCAAACCTGCTATCAGTAATTCCTGCCATTGGGGCAAGACAAACAGGATTTTTGGGGGTCAAATATCCGATCTTAAGATCGAATTGATCTATCATTTCAGTCAATATATTTCCTCAAAAGCAAATTATTAATGATAAATGTAATCATCGAGAGTCATTCTGATTGTTTTAAACTATAAAAGTTTTACTTTGAAAATTTATGGCGGTAATAAATTTACCATGAAAAGTCCAACCATGATTATCAGTATGAACAGTCCAATATAAACCGGTACACTCCAGGCCAGCACTTTACGTCCATCTAATACACTGATGGGCAGCATATTGAATCCGGCCAACAGCATATTGATTATTACTCCCCAACGTCCGATTTCCAGCATGATTCCTTTATCGGTTAATAGTGGCAGGAAAACAAAAGCCAGAAAGAGATTCATTAAGGGACCGGATGCTGCTACTTTTCCATACTGGCTCCTGGACAAGTGTGGTCCGAATATCTGTACAGCACCGGGTGCTGCGAACAGTATTCCTATCTGCCAGGCCATTAAAATAGCAAGAAGAAGCATATTTACACTCATCCTGAATTCTGCCCACGCACCATACTTTTGGGCTACGAACTTGTGGCCCATTTCATGGGCAATAAAGGAAATGCCTACTGTGACCAGTGATATTACCATAAGATCAAGAATAAACGGCCCGAATATCTGGCTGAATGAGGGTTGATGGCCTAATTTAATCCAGGCAATAAGAATGGCAAAAGCGTAAGAAATCGCGATCCATGCAATGAGCAGGTGCCGCAGTTCAGTACTGCTGGTGTTGAACAGAGCCATCTTTTTGGATTTTACAGTTTGGGAATGGATAAGGTCAATATTCTCAAGACGGGTTTGTTCAAATTCAGGCATCAACGAATCTATGATTATACTATGATTAAAACTTATCGAGATTATTGAGATCTATAAATTAATAAGGATGGTTGAGAATATTTACAGGAAATCTGTTAACGTCTTCTGGTTCATTCTTCTATCAAGAACCTGGGATATGTGACGCCACCCGTCAATTTTTGTATTAAGGCGCGATGACATGTCCACAAGTGCGTCTTCAATAGAATCATAATGCACGGGTGCTGACAACATAGCTTGACGGGCGGCTTCTCTTACCACCCAGACACCCAACGGTGCCCAGTACTCAGGTCTGATTTCCCGGATTGCGAATACACTTGCACTGTGACGTATCTGGGTTAGATGTTCAAGCACTGGCAGTCGTGCAGCATAATAGCCACCACCCAGGTTGGAATATCCTTTCTTACCCTTGAAATCCTCCCGATCTGCTTCCATTGTTGTGCTTCCACCAGACCACACCGCCTTTGGCAGCCATATCTCGATGAGCTCAAATGCAAATGAACCCGGGAATATCATTATCTCAAAATGGTTTCCGTGCAAGCTTCCACTATAAACCTGAATATCATTTACCTCTGGGAAATATCTGATCTCATCCAGGAGCATTTTCCCTATCATGTCATCTGTTGCAGTGATGGACCACCTGGTTGGTACGAGCTTTCTCTCCTTCCCCAACAGCCCTATAGAAAGCAGTCTGGTAATCTGGTCCATCGATATGTCAGACCTATATAATTCGTCCACAGCATCCACAGCTTTAGCATCAGTATCATATACTATTTTATCCACCTGTCTAGGTACAACAGGGTTCTGTGCTATATCCAGTTTTATGACCTCACCAGCCGGACCCATTGGTGAGAGTACACCATCGAAACGCAAATCCAAATGGGGAGCTTTGCGAAACCATACTTCTGTATCCACCGGTCTATCGGAAATTGAAAGTTCCTGGCTCTTCTGAAGCATTATATCGGGTGACTTGGCATCCGTTACTTTGAAGTGCATGTTTGACCTGACCAATGTGGATCGTAGACCAATGATATCACCAATACTCAATTGGTTCCATGAGCTGGGATCATCATAAATATGTGCTTCTTTTTCAGTAACATCTGGCGGCACTAAAGGACCTGCAGAAACATCCGGATATCCATAACGTCCGATAAACACAGAAGGAGGGGAAGCACCAAAGATATTGTTAGAGAGTTTTTGAATATTTCCCAGGTAATTAAACTTCTCAATTATGGGGCACAATGTACGTCCGCATAATCCTTTGCCCTTACAGGATATACACTGTGTTGTCATTTTATTTATTCAATTAGTAAAAGCATTTATTTGAAACCATATTTTCCAATCAGCGGTACAAATATTACTCCACCTTTTGGCTTCTTAATAACACCATTGGTTCTGATAACCAGGTATAATTCCTGAAAATAACCCCCTACAGGTATGACCATCTTGCCTCCTGTTTTCAATTGTTCCACAAGAACATCTGGTATTTCTGGTGCCGAACATGCTACAGATATCCTGTCAAATGGTGCCTGATCGGAGAGACCCTGGCTGCCGTCTTCCACGATCATTGTAACATTATCATATCCCAATGACAATAGATTTTGTCGGGCAAATTCTGCCAGTTCGGGTATACGTTCGATTGAAAACACATGGCCTTCAGGTCCAACTAATTCGGCAATTACCGCTGCATGATAACCACATCCTCCACCAATTTCCAGAACCTTTTGTCCGGATTGGAGGTCCAGATGGTTACACATTAAGCCAACCATATGGGGAGCCGAAATTGTCTGTCCGTGATCTATGGAAAGGGGATGATCTAAATAAGCATAGCGACGCTCATTTTCATGCACGAACAGGTGTCTGGGCACTTTTTCTATGGCATCCAGCACATGGTCAGATATTTCTGGATGCCGTGATCTGAGACTTTTTATCAGTCTTCTCCTTTCTTCTTCGAAATCCAGGATGCAGACCCCCTAGGCCTTATGATTGAACCACCTTGCCCGTGAGTTATCTTTCGATACGTTTTTTTCGGGCGGCTCAGAAATTCCACTCGTTCCATAGAATCAGCGAAAATGCGTTTAATGTATTTTGCCTGGGCAGAATTTCCTTCATCCCTAAGAAATCCACCTACCCTCAACTTAATCTTTTTGATCAAAAACCTTTCTTGCCCTTCTTTCAAGATTTCTCCTACATTGAATTCACGATCACCCGGAACTTCTATTTCAATTGATTCAGTCTGCCAGCCTTTGGTAATAGATATCTTGGCAATCACCTTATCAGTTGAACGGGCCCATACAGTCTCGATGTCATTGGTTATAGCTTCATCAACCCTTTTAATATCAGTTTCAATCGACGTTACTATAACAAAACTGGCTTCTCCTGTGGATTCGTCTTCCACAACAAATTCATCACCCACTGTTAATGCCTCGTCCGAATAAAGCGTTAATTTCCTGATAAAAGAGGATTCTCCTGAGCTCACTACTACCCTTACCTCTTTTTGTCTCTTTTTTTCAATATGATGCGGATGTACTGCATCGCATTGAGTGCATTTTATCAACATGCCGGGTTTTTCTTTAAGTATTGAATGAGGCACAGGTTCATCGGGTGAACAATCTGGACACTGTGCCTGGATAATTTCATGTACCATTGTATTTTCTTACCTCATACGATAATAGTATTATTAAATAGTAAATACTTCGATGTAAAAAAAAAACATTTCGCAACTTTTGACTGAATTTAGCATTGGTTATATATAAGTGTTGCATGTTGGTTCCCTATCCATGAAAAAACCTTTATTGTAAGTCTTATATTTCATAACCAACCTGGACAGGAGTCACTTCATGCCTATAATCACTTTATATTACAAAGATATCGAATCTCTTACAGGTATCGATCGAGAGACATTTATTAAACGTGTGCCTATGATAGGAGCCGATATCGAACGTATCGAAGATGACCATATTGACATTGAATTCTTCCCTGACAGACCTGATCTCTATAGTCCTGAGGGGGTTGCAAGAGCAATGAGAGGTTTTCTTGACATTAAAACCGGCCTTCCTCAGTTTACGGTAAAAAAGTCTGATATTACAATCACACTGGACGAAGATATAAAGAAAATCCGCCCGATTCTAGGTTGTGCCGTAGTCAGAGGACTTGAATTTGATGATTATAGTATAGAAAGTCTAATGGGTCTGCAAGAAGACCTTCATTGGGGGCTGGGGCGGGACAGGAAAAAAGTATCTATTGGTGTTCATGACATCAGTAAGGTAAAACCTCCTTTCAGGTATGTAGCTGCTGATCCTGG includes:
- a CDS encoding methanogenesis marker 9 domain-containing protein: MIDQFDLKIGYLTPKNPVCLAPMAGITDSRFAKQFTDHAGMVILGGYNLDDKTNDAAKREVQRGRSEFVTDSPFEFLSSELEAMKEDNHNCSVMVNVRAAGIDAYVDAARIAKKCNAGIEINAHCRQSEIMELGAGQSLLEHLETLSEIVQAVKSTGAVVSVKIRANVVDDLEAAEVIEEAGADIIHVDAMGLRGADANVIKKIRNNTSLFIIGNNSVVDISTAKSLFSRGADMVSVARAVLKEPNIIRFLADQITRYQMDTGWYNSPKHICGGGDLRALAFCCLPVKPCAVHSALKQIGMTAEEFARLKLDFVQGTPLEYGDSTCFGSMAWCCKITKSCFLRDGVLEVVGLSDVEFMQIKKRMSEEILARRKN
- a CDS encoding peptidylprolyl isomerase, with translation MTIKDGDFIKVTYTGKLEDGKVFDTTNEELARVHGIFNQNGRYGGDVIIIGANQTIPGLEEDIKQHEAGYEGTVSVPPELGFGHRDPKKLRDIPTKKFKQTPQVGMQIQIDGSYGTVTKVMGRHVRIDFNSLMAGQTVTYDYKLLEVIEGTKNKAVGLGTLYTGHELDIEIEGTVASVNVPIEFNYSQSWIVSKGQMALEIIKYTDITEVRFIEVYTEEMLKMQSEEPIESGEE
- a CDS encoding protein-L-isoaspartate O-methyltransferase gives rise to the protein MDFEEERRRLIKSLRSRHPEISDHVLDAIEKVPRHLFVHENERRYAYLDHPLSIDHGQTISAPHMVGLMCNHLDLQSGQKVLEIGGGCGYHAAVIAELVGPEGHVFSIERIPELAEFARQNLLSLGYDNVTMIVEDGSQGLSDQAPFDRISVACSAPEIPDVLVEQLKTGGKMVIPVGGYFQELYLVIRTNGVIKKPKGGVIFVPLIGKYGFK
- a CDS encoding replication factor A (Replication protein A protects and stabilize the intermediate ssDNA that is generated by the unwinding action of a DNA helicase at the replication fork. In addition, SSBs prevent the formation of secondary structures by single-stranded template DNA.), coding for MEIYERVKDRISIEEFLAKVDETESFMGGLADKITAARLVIHNMGETDNQIKVNQVTPDISNVTVLGKIISCSDVRTFNREDGSTGNVANLTLADETGSIRIVLWDEASDLVKVGEIVFGDSIKVSGFVKEGRNGLEISVGRGGIIDKLAIGEEIDVRKEPYKIEEIKPGMSEIHLLGKILDISNIRTFQRKDGSNGNVRNMTIGDASGKIRITLWDDLVNKIDTFVLGDAIEIFGGYAKENTFNNQVEVNLGNNSSLRKSSKKVEFNEVITQITDIEINESYNIVGNVTGLDELKEFQKKDGSTGRVVNIHISDDSGRIRVSLWGEQTDILQEIDLGTKLQINDCYAKPGWNDEIELSVGERARIIISEK